Proteins encoded within one genomic window of Pseudomonas cannabina:
- a CDS encoding PA2817 family protein gives MADATLDYQLGLLAHLRSILVALGEAEQVPEESHALFMERFDDLVEQLPLDPIESQYLGQDILCQVIQRYPQIAHLVPRDLLWFFAGDCLHFMPDDEIELYQALEERRYEAEQNDEPFDWNQEKQLLAMSAQGSTH, from the coding sequence ATGGCCGACGCCACTCTCGACTACCAACTAGGGCTGCTGGCTCATCTGCGCAGCATTCTGGTCGCGCTGGGCGAGGCCGAGCAGGTTCCGGAAGAAAGTCATGCGCTGTTCATGGAGCGCTTCGACGATCTGGTCGAACAACTGCCGCTGGACCCGATTGAAAGCCAGTATCTGGGGCAGGACATTCTGTGTCAGGTGATTCAGCGTTACCCGCAGATCGCCCATCTGGTGCCTCGCGACCTGCTGTGGTTTTTTGCCGGTGACTGCCTGCACTTCATGCCGGATGACGAAATCGAGTTGTATCAGGCACTCGAAGAGCGCCGTTACGAAGCAGAGCAGAACGACGAGCCATTTGACTGGAATCAGGAAAAACAGCTACTGGCGATGTCTGCGCAAGGCAGCACCCACTGA
- a CDS encoding acyl-CoA dehydrogenase yields the protein MLLLWIVVLVVGIAWLAHRRTDPLPALGVVAVYLLAMGMFSHAPGWLLTVFWLLWLAVFIPLILPDLRRKHFTAPMFNWFQKVLPPMSETERDAIDAGTVWWDGELFSGRPDWDKLLAYPKVQLTEEEQAFIDGPTEELCAMVSDWEIGQAMDLPPEAWAHMKTHGFFALIIPKEFGGKGFSAYAHSQVAMKLATRSGDLASTVMVPNSLGPAELLLHYGTDEQRNHYLPRLARGDDIPCFALTGPLAGSDAGAMPDTGIICKGQWQGEEVIGLRLTWEKRYITLGPVATLLGLAFKAYDPEHLLGEEEDLGISLALIPTDTPGVEIGRRHLPLGAAFMNGPNSGKDVFVPLSYLIGGQPMLGKGWMMLMNCLSVGRSISLPAVGTGAAKYTSLVTGQYAKVREQFNVPLSAFEGIQEALARIGGNAWLMDSARMLTANAVDLGEKPSVLSAILKYHLTERGRECIGHAMDVHGGKGIIMGPNNYLGRNWQGAPIFITVEGANILSRNLMIFGQGAIRCHPFVLKEMALAGREDKQQALAEFDTLLLKHIGFAVSNAASTLILNLGFGHFERAPGNSLSQGYFRALNRQAAAFAMLADLSMMLLGGELKRRERLSARLGDVLSHMYLASAALKRYHDLGSPDHMSPLFRWAMEESLGHSERAMDEILSNFPNRILGGLLRAVVFPFGRRHKGPSDKLDAEVAQVLGRSKGDPTLEELLAGCYRPQSAEDPVGALQHAVDLLSTAYPLHKKLQVALKSGQVKPEAGEHAIDAALRLGVLQADEVQTLRAAEAARRVVIDVDDFDKEELTLTAGKIR from the coding sequence ATGCTGTTGTTGTGGATTGTAGTGCTGGTCGTCGGCATTGCCTGGCTGGCTCATCGACGTACCGACCCGCTTCCGGCGCTTGGCGTGGTGGCTGTCTATTTGCTGGCGATGGGCATGTTCAGCCACGCGCCGGGATGGTTGCTGACAGTGTTCTGGTTGCTGTGGCTGGCGGTATTCATACCGTTGATACTGCCTGATCTGCGCCGCAAGCATTTCACTGCACCGATGTTCAACTGGTTCCAGAAAGTGTTACCGCCCATGTCGGAAACCGAGCGCGACGCGATCGACGCCGGGACGGTCTGGTGGGACGGCGAACTGTTCAGCGGTCGTCCGGATTGGGACAAGTTGCTGGCTTATCCAAAGGTCCAACTGACTGAGGAAGAACAGGCCTTTATTGACGGCCCGACCGAAGAGCTCTGCGCGATGGTCAGCGACTGGGAGATCGGTCAGGCGATGGACCTGCCGCCCGAAGCCTGGGCGCACATGAAAACGCACGGCTTTTTCGCCCTGATCATCCCCAAAGAGTTCGGCGGCAAAGGCTTTTCGGCCTACGCGCATTCTCAGGTGGCGATGAAACTGGCGACCCGCAGCGGCGACCTGGCGTCCACCGTGATGGTCCCCAACTCCCTAGGCCCTGCGGAGTTGCTGCTGCATTACGGTACCGACGAACAACGCAATCACTACTTGCCGCGTCTGGCGCGTGGCGATGATATTCCGTGCTTCGCCCTGACCGGCCCGCTCGCCGGTTCCGATGCCGGTGCGATGCCTGACACCGGGATCATCTGCAAAGGCCAGTGGCAAGGCGAAGAAGTCATCGGCCTGCGCCTGACCTGGGAAAAACGCTACATCACCCTCGGCCCGGTGGCGACCCTGCTCGGTCTGGCGTTCAAGGCTTACGACCCTGAGCACTTGCTGGGCGAGGAAGAAGACCTGGGCATCAGCCTGGCGCTGATCCCGACTGACACGCCGGGCGTCGAAATCGGTCGTCGTCACCTGCCGCTGGGCGCTGCGTTCATGAACGGCCCCAACTCGGGCAAAGACGTGTTCGTGCCGCTGAGCTACCTGATCGGTGGTCAGCCAATGCTGGGCAAAGGCTGGATGATGCTGATGAACTGCCTGTCGGTGGGTCGCTCGATCTCGTTGCCTGCCGTGGGTACCGGCGCGGCCAAGTACACCAGCCTGGTCACCGGCCAGTACGCCAAAGTACGCGAGCAATTCAATGTACCGCTGTCGGCCTTTGAAGGGATTCAGGAAGCGCTGGCGCGCATCGGCGGCAACGCCTGGCTGATGGACAGTGCGCGCATGCTGACCGCCAATGCAGTCGATCTGGGCGAAAAGCCATCGGTACTGTCAGCGATCCTCAAGTACCACCTGACCGAGCGTGGCCGCGAGTGCATTGGCCACGCGATGGACGTGCATGGCGGCAAGGGCATCATCATGGGCCCGAACAACTACCTGGGCCGCAACTGGCAAGGCGCGCCGATCTTCATCACCGTTGAAGGCGCTAATATTCTTTCGCGCAACCTGATGATCTTCGGTCAGGGCGCCATTCGCTGCCATCCGTTCGTACTCAAGGAGATGGCGCTGGCCGGGCGTGAAGACAAACAACAGGCGCTGGCCGAGTTCGACACCCTGCTGCTCAAGCACATTGGCTTTGCAGTCAGCAATGCGGCCAGCACGCTGATTCTCAATCTGGGCTTCGGCCACTTCGAACGCGCGCCGGGCAACAGCCTAAGCCAGGGTTATTTCCGCGCGCTCAACCGTCAGGCGGCTGCATTCGCGATGCTGGCGGACCTGAGCATGATGCTGCTGGGCGGCGAACTGAAGCGCCGCGAACGTCTGTCGGCACGTCTCGGCGATGTGCTCAGCCACATGTATCTGGCCTCGGCAGCCCTCAAACGTTATCACGATCTCGGCTCGCCGGATCACATGAGCCCGCTGTTTCGCTGGGCCATGGAAGAAAGCCTCGGCCATTCGGAACGCGCGATGGATGAGATTCTCAGCAACTTCCCCAACCGGATTCTCGGCGGGTTGCTGCGCGCCGTGGTATTTCCGTTCGGCCGCCGCCACAAAGGGCCGTCGGACAAGCTGGACGCCGAAGTTGCCCAGGTGCTGGGCCGCAGCAAGGGTGATCCAACGCTGGAAGAGTTGCTGGCTGGCTGCTATCGCCCGCAATCGGCAGAAGATCCGGTTGGCGCCCTGCAGCATGCCGTCGACCTGCTGAGCACTGCGTACCCGCTGCACAAGAAACTGCAAGTAGCGCTCAAGAGTGGCCAAGTCAAACCCGAAGCAGGCGAACACGCCATCGACGCGGCATTGCGCCTCGGCGTGTTGCAGGCCGATGAAGTTCAGACCCTGCGGGCCGCCGAGGCAGCGCGGCGTGTGGTGATCGATGTGGATGATTTCGACAAGGAAGAACTGACCCTGACCGCGGGCAAAATCCGCTAA
- a CDS encoding glutathione S-transferase produces the protein MLKIWGRKNSSNVRKALWIAEEVGVRYETQDAGGAFGLVNEAQYRAKNPNGRIPMIEDGDFVLWESNAIVRYLAARHAPNSDLYPADLQARALADKWMDWTTSTIAAPFSPLFWGVVRTPADKQDRAAIEQGIQTLHGLLLVADEALSRQPYLSGEAFGMGDIPLGCFAYGWFEMPIERPPLPHLQAWYERLKTRPAYRKAVMSPLT, from the coding sequence ATGCTCAAAATCTGGGGACGGAAAAATTCCAGCAACGTGCGCAAGGCACTCTGGATTGCCGAGGAAGTCGGGGTTCGGTACGAAACGCAGGATGCCGGTGGCGCATTCGGGCTGGTCAACGAAGCGCAGTACAGGGCTAAAAACCCCAACGGCCGTATTCCGATGATCGAAGACGGCGACTTTGTGCTCTGGGAGTCCAATGCCATCGTGCGTTATCTGGCAGCACGCCATGCCCCGAATTCCGACCTTTATCCGGCGGATCTGCAGGCGCGTGCCCTGGCTGACAAGTGGATGGACTGGACCACATCGACCATTGCCGCCCCGTTCAGCCCGCTCTTCTGGGGCGTGGTGCGAACGCCGGCCGACAAACAGGACCGGGCAGCCATCGAGCAAGGCATTCAGACGCTGCACGGGTTGCTGCTGGTCGCCGATGAAGCACTTTCCCGTCAACCGTATCTGTCCGGTGAGGCATTCGGCATGGGGGACATTCCCTTGGGCTGCTTTGCCTACGGCTGGTTCGAAATGCCGATTGAACGCCCGCCGCTGCCTCACCTCCAAGCCTGGTATGAACGTCTCAAGACCCGCCCGGCATATCGCAAGGCGGTGATGAGCCCGTTGACCTGA
- a CDS encoding ABC transporter ATP-binding protein, with translation MSSALSIRQLTKTYGNGFQALSGIDLDVAEGDFFALLGPNGAGKSTTIGVISTLVNKTSGTVNIFGHDLDREPAALKRSIGVVPQEFNFNQFEKTFDIVVTQAGYYGIPAKIAKERAEQYLTQLGLWDKRDVPSRSLSGGMKRRLMIARALIHEPRLLILDEPTAGVDIELRRSMWTFLTELNKQGITIILTTHYLEEAEQLCRNIGIIDHGVIVQNTGMKQLLATLTVETFVLDLKESWQSAPQLPGFPCRLLDSHTLEVQVDKHVGITALFSQLAFQNIEVLSLRNKSNRLEELFVSLVEKNLAKVAL, from the coding sequence ATGTCTTCTGCTCTGTCCATTCGGCAGCTCACCAAAACCTACGGCAACGGTTTCCAGGCCTTGAGTGGCATCGACCTGGACGTGGCTGAAGGTGATTTTTTCGCGTTGCTTGGCCCTAATGGCGCCGGCAAATCCACCACCATCGGTGTCATCTCGACGCTGGTCAACAAGACCAGCGGAACGGTGAACATCTTCGGCCACGATCTGGATCGCGAGCCTGCTGCGCTCAAACGTTCCATTGGCGTGGTGCCGCAAGAGTTCAACTTCAACCAGTTCGAGAAGACCTTCGACATCGTCGTGACTCAGGCCGGCTACTACGGCATTCCGGCGAAGATCGCCAAGGAGCGCGCCGAGCAATATCTGACCCAGCTGGGCCTGTGGGACAAGCGCGACGTGCCTTCGCGTTCGCTGTCCGGCGGCATGAAGCGGCGCCTGATGATCGCCCGCGCGCTGATTCACGAGCCGCGCCTGCTGATCCTCGATGAGCCCACTGCGGGCGTTGACATCGAACTGCGCCGCTCGATGTGGACCTTCCTCACCGAACTGAACAAGCAGGGCATCACCATCATCCTGACCACCCACTACCTGGAAGAGGCCGAGCAGCTGTGCCGTAACATCGGCATCATCGACCACGGGGTGATTGTGCAAAACACCGGGATGAAGCAATTGCTCGCCACTCTGACCGTCGAGACGTTCGTGCTGGACCTCAAGGAATCCTGGCAGAGCGCTCCGCAGTTGCCCGGCTTTCCCTGCCGCCTGCTGGACAGCCACACGTTGGAGGTCCAGGTCGACAAGCATGTCGGCATCACCGCGTTGTTCAGCCAGTTGGCGTTCCAGAACATCGAAGTGCTGAGCCTGCGCAATAAATCCAATCGTCTCGAGGAGCTGTTTGTGTCTCTGGTTGAAAAGAACCTGGCGAAGGTGGCGCTATGA
- a CDS encoding ABC transporter permease yields the protein MTVQNGELRPNLVALKTIVYREIHRFMRIWPQTLLPPAITMVLYFVIFGNLIGRQIGDMGGFTYMQYIVPGLIMMSVITNSYGNVVSSFFGAKFQHSIEELMVSPVSPHTILVGYVLGGVLRGLMVGFIVTLLSMFFTDLQVHHLGVTIIVVVLTATIFSLLGFINAVFARNFDDISIIPTFVLTPLTYLGGVFYSINLLPPFWQTVSLANPVLHMVNAFRYGILGVSDIKISIALAFMIVATLVLYVGCARLLVSGRGMRQ from the coding sequence ATGACTGTACAAAACGGCGAACTGCGTCCCAACCTGGTGGCCCTGAAAACCATCGTCTATCGCGAAATCCACCGTTTCATGCGGATCTGGCCGCAGACCCTGCTGCCGCCAGCGATCACCATGGTCCTGTACTTCGTGATCTTCGGTAACCTGATCGGCCGCCAGATCGGTGACATGGGCGGCTTCACTTACATGCAGTACATCGTGCCCGGCCTGATCATGATGTCGGTGATCACCAACTCCTACGGCAACGTGGTCTCCAGCTTTTTCGGCGCCAAGTTTCAGCACTCCATCGAAGAACTGATGGTCTCGCCGGTTTCGCCGCACACCATCCTGGTCGGTTATGTCCTGGGCGGCGTGCTGCGCGGCCTGATGGTGGGCTTCATTGTCACCCTGTTGTCGATGTTCTTCACCGACCTGCAAGTGCATCACCTCGGCGTAACCATCATCGTGGTCGTGCTGACGGCGACGATCTTCTCGCTGCTGGGCTTCATCAACGCCGTGTTCGCACGCAACTTCGACGACATCTCGATCATCCCGACCTTCGTTCTGACCCCGCTGACCTACCTGGGCGGCGTGTTCTACTCGATCAACCTGCTGCCACCGTTCTGGCAGACCGTCTCGCTGGCCAACCCGGTCCTGCACATGGTCAACGCCTTCCGCTACGGCATTCTGGGCGTCTCCGACATCAAGATCAGCATCGCCCTGGCATTCATGATCGTCGCGACCCTCGTACTGTATGTCGGTTGTGCACGGCTGCTGGTGAGCGGGCGTGGTATGCGTCAGTAA
- a CDS encoding DNA internalization-related competence protein ComEC/Rec2 — protein sequence MRTGMIALALGLVALRFLPALPPTLLLLLMPVVALMLLPFRTYPVALFLLGFTWACVSAQWALNDRLSQRLDGQTLWVQGKVVGLPSVAEGVVRFELEDARSRRATLPALMRVAWYGGPEIRSGERWRLAVKLKRPGGLVNPDAFDYQAWLLAQRIGATGTVADGQLLAPARGAWRDGIRQRLLAVDAQGREGGLAALVLGDGSGLSRTDWQVLQDTGTVHLLVISGQHIGLLAGVVYALVAGLARWGVWLRAFPWLPSACVLAFGAALGYGLLAGFEVPVRRACVMVAMVLLWRLRFRHLGVVWPLLLSFNTVLIFEPLVTLQPGFWLSFAAVGILLLIFSGRLGAWRWWQSWTRAQWLIAIGLLPILLALNLPISLSGPFANLVAVPWVSVIVLPPALLGTLLLPVPLLGEGLLWLAGGALEWLFMFLDRVAAVLPAWLPSAVPGWAWGLSFFGALLLLLPRGVPMRPLGWPLLLLCVFPPLEEVPDGQVEVLQLDVGQGLAILLRTRNHTLLYDAGPRFGEFDIGQRVVVPAIRKAGVRRLDLMLISHADADHAGGALAVHQAFPVTRVLGGERARLAPQLNAALCESGERWEWDGVVFSTWRWEQAPDGNAASCILSVDAGGERLLLAGDIDVHAERAAMDSGFDLRAHWLQSPHHGSRSSSSKPFLQAVAPVGVLISRGRNNAFGHPHPRVMARYRWLGIASYDSAELGAISLQLRTFGPPRAERAQRRFWRD from the coding sequence ATGCGCACAGGGATGATCGCGCTCGCGCTGGGGCTGGTGGCCTTGCGTTTTCTGCCTGCCTTGCCGCCGACCTTGCTGTTGCTGCTGATGCCGGTGGTGGCATTGATGCTGCTGCCGTTTCGTACCTATCCAGTGGCGCTGTTTCTGCTCGGTTTCACGTGGGCGTGCGTTTCGGCGCAGTGGGCATTGAATGATCGTCTGTCGCAGCGGCTGGATGGGCAGACGTTGTGGGTGCAAGGCAAGGTGGTCGGGCTGCCGAGTGTCGCCGAGGGCGTGGTGCGTTTCGAGCTGGAGGACGCCCGCTCACGGCGAGCGACGTTACCTGCGCTGATGCGTGTGGCCTGGTACGGCGGTCCCGAGATACGCAGTGGCGAGCGCTGGCGTCTGGCGGTCAAACTCAAGCGTCCTGGCGGGCTGGTCAATCCGGATGCCTTCGATTATCAGGCCTGGTTGCTGGCGCAGCGTATCGGTGCGACCGGCACTGTGGCAGACGGCCAGCTGCTGGCCCCGGCGCGTGGGGCGTGGCGCGACGGCATTCGACAGCGGTTGCTGGCGGTCGATGCGCAGGGCCGGGAAGGCGGGCTGGCCGCGTTAGTGCTGGGCGATGGCTCGGGTTTGTCGCGCACCGACTGGCAGGTGCTGCAAGACACCGGCACGGTGCATCTGCTGGTGATTTCCGGTCAGCACATTGGCTTGCTCGCCGGGGTGGTCTATGCGCTGGTTGCCGGCCTGGCGCGTTGGGGAGTTTGGCTGCGAGCGTTTCCCTGGCTACCCAGTGCTTGCGTCCTGGCGTTTGGCGCGGCGTTGGGTTACGGGCTGCTGGCCGGTTTCGAAGTGCCAGTGCGGCGCGCCTGTGTGATGGTCGCCATGGTGCTGCTCTGGCGTCTGCGTTTTCGGCATCTGGGCGTGGTCTGGCCGTTGCTGCTGTCATTTAACACGGTGCTGATCTTCGAGCCGCTGGTCACGTTGCAACCGGGCTTCTGGTTGTCATTCGCGGCAGTCGGCATTCTGCTGCTTATTTTCAGCGGCCGGCTGGGAGCCTGGCGCTGGTGGCAGAGCTGGACGCGTGCGCAATGGTTGATCGCTATCGGGCTGCTGCCGATTCTGCTGGCGCTGAACCTGCCGATCAGCCTCAGCGGTCCGTTTGCCAACCTTGTCGCTGTGCCATGGGTCAGCGTGATCGTTCTGCCGCCCGCATTGCTCGGGACGCTGCTGTTGCCGGTCCCGCTTTTGGGTGAAGGGCTGTTATGGCTGGCCGGAGGTGCGCTGGAATGGCTGTTCATGTTTCTCGACCGGGTCGCCGCAGTGCTGCCTGCCTGGTTGCCCAGTGCCGTGCCGGGTTGGGCCTGGGGGTTGAGTTTTTTTGGGGCCTTGTTGTTATTGCTGCCCAGAGGCGTGCCGATGCGTCCGCTGGGTTGGCCGCTGCTGCTGTTGTGCGTGTTCCCGCCGCTTGAGGAAGTGCCAGACGGGCAGGTTGAAGTCCTGCAACTGGACGTGGGGCAGGGGCTGGCGATTCTGTTGCGTACGCGCAATCACACCCTGTTGTATGACGCCGGGCCGCGCTTCGGCGAGTTCGATATCGGTCAGCGTGTGGTCGTGCCTGCCATCCGCAAAGCCGGTGTCCGTCGCCTTGATCTGATGCTGATCAGCCATGCCGATGCGGATCACGCCGGTGGTGCCCTGGCGGTTCATCAGGCCTTCCCGGTGACGCGGGTGCTGGGCGGTGAGCGGGCCAGGCTCGCCCCGCAACTCAACGCGGCGCTGTGCGAAAGCGGCGAGCGCTGGGAATGGGATGGCGTGGTTTTCAGCACCTGGCGCTGGGAACAGGCTCCCGACGGTAATGCGGCCTCCTGCATCCTGAGCGTCGACGCGGGTGGCGAGCGCCTGCTGCTGGCGGGCGACATCGATGTTCATGCCGAGCGTGCGGCCATGGACAGTGGCTTCGATCTGCGCGCTCACTGGTTGCAGTCCCCGCACCATGGCAGTCGGTCATCTTCATCGAAACCCTTTCTTCAGGCTGTCGCGCCCGTCGGCGTGTTGATCTCCCGAGGGCGCAACAATGCGTTCGGGCATCCGCATCCGCGGGTCATGGCGCGTTACCGATGGCTGGGCATCGCGAGTTACGACAGCGCTGAACTGGGTGCCATCAGTCTGCAACTGCGTACATTCGGTCCGCCCCGTGCAGAGCGTGCGCAGCGGCGTTTCTGGCGTGATTGA
- a CDS encoding MotA/TolQ/ExbB proton channel family protein, translated as MVEWRQFFDGVITVWELVKSGGWMMLPIILSSIAAAGIIIERLWTLRASRIAPPHLLGQAWQWIQENRLDSEKLKQLRADSPLGEILAAGLANSRHGREIMKECIEEAAARVIHDLERYLSALGSIAAMAPLLGLLGTVLGMIEIFGSFNSSGATANAGVLASGISKALICTASGLIVAIPAIFFHRFLQSRVDELVVGMEQQAIRLVEVVQGDRDVDLIDAKVDLKSLAKAGGSKKK; from the coding sequence ATGGTAGAGTGGCGCCAATTTTTCGATGGAGTGATCACTGTGTGGGAACTGGTCAAGTCTGGCGGCTGGATGATGCTGCCAATCATTTTGAGTTCCATTGCCGCTGCCGGCATCATCATCGAGCGTTTATGGACGCTGCGGGCCAGCCGGATTGCCCCGCCGCATCTGTTGGGACAGGCCTGGCAGTGGATTCAGGAAAACAGGCTCGACAGCGAAAAGCTCAAGCAACTGCGCGCCGATTCACCCTTGGGTGAAATCCTCGCCGCAGGTCTGGCGAACTCCAGGCATGGTCGCGAGATCATGAAAGAGTGCATCGAAGAAGCCGCCGCCCGTGTCATTCATGACCTGGAGCGCTACCTGAGCGCGCTGGGCTCGATTGCTGCCATGGCGCCACTGCTCGGCCTGCTCGGTACAGTGCTGGGCATGATCGAGATTTTCGGCTCGTTCAACAGTTCCGGCGCGACCGCCAATGCCGGCGTGCTGGCAAGCGGCATTTCCAAGGCGCTGATCTGTACCGCATCGGGCCTGATCGTCGCGATCCCGGCGATCTTCTTTCATCGCTTTCTGCAAAGCCGTGTCGACGAGCTGGTGGTTGGCATGGAGCAGCAGGCGATTCGTCTGGTTGAAGTGGTGCAGGGCGACCGTGATGTCGATCTGATCGACGCCAAGGTTGATCTCAAGTCGCTCGCCAAAGCGGGCGGGAGCAAGAAGAAGTGA
- a CDS encoding ExbD/TolR family protein, translating to MKFRRRRPRENIDINLVSLIDVVFILLLFFIVTTTFTRETQLRVDLPQAVTGTPEVDAAAKHLDIAINADGIFSLNNQLLPKNDLATLIEALQRESAGDTSLPLSISADGKTPHQSVITAMDAAGKLGFSHLRMTTVEATSAN from the coding sequence GTGAAATTTCGCCGCCGCAGACCCCGCGAAAACATCGACATCAATCTGGTTTCCCTGATTGACGTGGTGTTCATCCTGCTGCTGTTCTTCATCGTGACCACCACCTTTACCCGTGAAACCCAATTGCGCGTGGACCTGCCGCAGGCGGTAACCGGCACGCCGGAGGTGGACGCTGCGGCAAAACATCTGGACATCGCCATCAACGCCGACGGGATCTTTTCCCTGAACAATCAGCTGTTGCCGAAAAACGATCTGGCGACGCTGATCGAGGCCTTGCAGCGCGAGTCGGCGGGCGATACCAGTTTGCCGCTGTCGATCAGTGCCGATGGCAAGACGCCGCACCAGTCGGTCATTACCGCCATGGACGCAGCAGGCAAACTGGGTTTCAGTCATTTGCGCATGACCACTGTCGAGGCCACATCGGCTAACTGA
- the lpxK gene encoding tetraacyldisaccharide 4'-kinase encodes MALTDRLLAAWYKGHPALTLLRPLESLYRRVVDGKRARFLAGEGDIYRAPVPVIVVGNITIGGTGKTPLILWMIEHCRQRGLRVGVVSRGYGARPRSLPWRVLPGQNASEAGDEPLLIVQRSSVPLVIDPDRSRAVQALLAAEPLDLILSDDGLQHYRLARDLELVLIDAARGLGNRRCLPAGPLREPVERLGSVDALLYNGATSDRDDGYGFTLKPAALINLRSGERQPVDFFPAGQALHAVAGIGNPQRFFNTLEGLHWRPVAHAFADHAVYSAQALTFTPSLPLVMTEKDAVKCRAFAADDWWYLAVDAVPSDAFVRWFDEQLLRLSP; translated from the coding sequence ATGGCACTTACCGATCGTTTGCTCGCCGCCTGGTACAAGGGCCATCCCGCGCTGACGCTTTTGCGCCCGCTGGAAAGCCTCTACCGGCGGGTGGTCGACGGCAAGCGTGCGCGCTTTCTCGCCGGTGAGGGGGATATCTATCGCGCTCCGGTGCCGGTGATCGTGGTCGGTAACATCACCATCGGTGGTACCGGCAAGACGCCGCTGATTCTCTGGATGATCGAACACTGCCGTCAACGCGGCCTGCGGGTGGGCGTCGTCAGTCGTGGTTATGGTGCCAGACCGCGGAGTCTGCCGTGGCGCGTGCTGCCCGGGCAAAACGCCAGCGAGGCGGGTGACGAGCCGCTGCTCATCGTGCAGCGCAGCAGTGTGCCGCTGGTGATCGATCCGGATCGCAGTCGCGCCGTTCAGGCCTTGCTCGCGGCCGAGCCGCTGGACCTGATTCTTTCCGACGATGGCCTGCAGCATTACCGCCTGGCCCGTGACCTGGAACTGGTGCTGATCGATGCCGCTCGCGGTCTGGGCAATCGCCGCTGCCTGCCCGCCGGCCCGTTGCGCGAGCCGGTCGAGCGGCTGGGCAGTGTCGATGCCCTGCTGTACAACGGGGCGACGTCTGACCGCGACGATGGCTATGGGTTTACGCTCAAACCCGCTGCGCTGATCAACCTGCGCAGCGGTGAACGCCAACCGGTGGATTTCTTCCCGGCCGGGCAGGCGCTTCACGCGGTCGCCGGAATCGGCAACCCGCAACGTTTCTTCAATACCCTCGAAGGACTACACTGGCGGCCGGTGGCTCACGCGTTCGCCGACCATGCGGTCTACAGTGCTCAGGCGCTGACCTTCACCCCGTCGCTACCCTTGGTCATGACCGAGAAGGATGCGGTGAAATGTCGGGCGTTCGCAGCCGATGACTGGTGGTATCTAGCGGTGGATGCAGTACCGTCCGATGCCTTCGTCAGATGGTTCGACGAGCAACTGCTACGTCTTTCTCCATGA
- a CDS encoding Trm112 family protein: MDTKLLDILACPVCKGPLKLSADKTELISKGAGLAYPVRDGIPVMLETEARTLTTDERLEK, encoded by the coding sequence ATGGACACCAAACTACTCGACATCCTCGCTTGCCCCGTCTGCAAGGGACCATTGAAGCTCAGCGCCGACAAAACCGAGCTGATCAGCAAAGGCGCGGGCCTGGCCTACCCGGTTCGCGATGGCATTCCGGTCATGCTGGAAACCGAAGCCCGTACCCTGACCACCGACGAGCGCCTGGAAAAATGA
- the kdsB gene encoding 3-deoxy-manno-octulosonate cytidylyltransferase: MTAAFTVIIPARYGSSRFPGKPLKLIAGKPMVQLVWEQARKSSAERVVIATDDARIVEACQAFGAEVLLTRDDHNSGTDRLAEVATQLGLAADAIVVNVQGDEPMIPPAVIDQVASNLAAHPEAGISTLAEPIDDVAALFNPNVVKVSTDINRLALTFSRAPLPWARDALARSKDELPAGVPYRRHIGIYAYRAGFLHDFVSWGPCWLENTESLEQLRALWNGVRIHVADALEAPPGGVDTPEDLERVRRLLEV; encoded by the coding sequence ATGACAGCAGCCTTTACCGTTATCATCCCGGCGCGCTATGGCTCCAGCCGCTTTCCGGGCAAGCCGCTGAAACTCATCGCGGGCAAGCCCATGGTCCAGCTGGTCTGGGAGCAAGCGCGCAAGAGCAGCGCCGAGCGCGTGGTGATCGCCACCGACGATGCGCGCATTGTCGAGGCCTGCCAGGCGTTTGGTGCCGAAGTGCTGCTGACCCGCGATGACCATAATTCCGGCACCGACCGTCTGGCCGAGGTGGCCACCCAATTGGGGCTGGCGGCTGACGCGATCGTGGTCAACGTTCAGGGCGATGAGCCGATGATTCCGCCTGCGGTCATCGACCAGGTGGCGTCCAACCTTGCCGCTCATCCCGAGGCTGGTATTTCGACACTTGCCGAGCCTATCGATGACGTGGCGGCGCTGTTCAATCCGAATGTCGTCAAGGTCTCGACGGACATCAACCGGCTGGCGCTGACGTTCAGCCGTGCGCCGCTGCCGTGGGCGCGTGATGCGCTGGCCAGGAGCAAGGACGAGCTGCCGGCCGGTGTGCCGTATCGTCGTCATATCGGGATCTATGCCTACCGCGCAGGTTTTCTGCATGACTTCGTCAGTTGGGGGCCGTGCTGGCTGGAAAACACCGAGAGCCTCGAACAATTGCGCGCGCTGTGGAACGGTGTACGGATACACGTTGCCGATGCACTGGAAGCCCCGCCGGGCGGCGTCGACACGCCTGAAGACCTTGAGCGTGTAAGACGCCTGCTGGAGGTTTGA